From Danio aesculapii chromosome 9, fDanAes4.1, whole genome shotgun sequence:
TCCTAAAATAAAACATGGGAAACGTGTATATTTCTTATACTCTACAAGTGCTGctttataaattacatttgatGTTATTTAAGTGGAAGAATACTGCCATCAACACAACGACTTTTACCATTAAGACATTTTCCTTTAAGGATCAAAAATATTTCCTCTTTTCTACCAATGTAAGAATTAATGAACAGTGTCTTTTGCCTAAATGTGCAAATCTTCAACTATATACTAAAATGTAAACTTTAAGaaccaaaaaaagacaaaataacacactttcatttttggatacattaaaacagcagaaaataaataacatacatcTGTAAATACTGTGATCCGGTAAAGCAGATCTAATACTGTCCTAGGCACAAACCTGCACAGTCTCTGCATGATGAAGTAATGTACCGTTTATATTTCAGGGCTGTCTCTCTCCTTAAATAGATTGCTGAAGTTTATACCTGATAATAGGAGCATTGTACATTGATGGGTCTCAAGAACAGTtttctgaaggaaaataaataatattgtgctGTCATATGGGTTTAAATTGTTATGTGTACAGAAGGCATGTCCTACACAACAGCAGTAGTAGTGAGTGAAAATGAGGGCCTCACAGTAACCTGAAACTGGACCAAAAAAAAGGGGATAAACTCCATAATAGCATTAGACACTTACAGCAtcttttttatgttcattttgaaGTAACTCTTTTTTTGGCAACCACGAACTgactattcagttcaattcatctttatttctatatcgcttttacaatgtagagtgtgtcaaagcggctcaacatagaagttctagtaaattgaaagtgtcagtccagttttcagagttaaagttcagacTAAGTTCAGTGACTACAGAAAAGCAATGCTTTTTTGATTTACTCATTCTCAACCAATTGCTAACATTTTTAGAAAATGTCCAAGCTTTTCGAACTAAAAACAATGAGGATTTCAAATGTAATAAGAGTTAGTACTCCTCTCATCAGATTAACTACTTCCAAAGAGATCATGTTTTCCTGGCGTCATATCAAATTGGTCATATATCAAAACTCTCAAATCCAACAGAGGAACAGGATGTGAAATTCAGATTATGGGATTGAAAAAAATATGGTCCAGAGAATACACAAGCTATATGAATTAAAACTCTGCACCATTCAGTAGTACAACAGTTATCTAACTAAATACTTCACTTGCCTCAGTTAATGTATGGATGACCTTTTCTCTGTGATGCATTAACGTTTGCCACTTTCATCAGGCAATgtgctttttacttttttcccctTCCCCAACACTTTGATTTCTTTTTAGAATGAGAAAATCGAGAGACAGATGCTGGAACAACAAAGCAAACCTTCAAAAGAAAATGTCAGATGGGAAGTACTGTCATCAATTGCTATTCcaggattataataataataatagtaataatattaataataataataataataacaataaccatGTAATATTGAATTTGTTTTACTTGTTTGGAACTTGCATTATTGCAATACAAACATCAGCTTGTTATTCTATGAAATGTGTCTACTAACTGAATCATTGGActtattaaagtgacatttttctGAGTGAACCACTCTAGATTTTGGTGTATCAGTTGTATTGCTCCATTCAACTGCTGCACTAACCAGTATTCAGCAGCCATCTTTTAAGGGATGGCTGAACTCTTCCCCATTCCAGCATTCTGCCTCTCCCTTCCTCTTCTTTTCTGGTGCGTCTCTGTATTTTTGTCCACAAAAATCTGTGCTTTGAGGTGCAGAGCCACTACACCGCCAGATCATTGGGCCTCGCTCTGACACTGCTGGCTTTACTAGCCCTGCTCAGTCGTCGAGCATCAGTGAAAATGACGGGCGGCTCGTGCATCTCCACTGTGGTGGTGACGTGCCCCTCCTCTGGCCCAGTGCTCAAACCGCCACCAGCGGAGGAGGGGGTGCTGGCAAGCTGAGCGGCATCTTTGGATTGCCGTGCGTTATCAGAGGAGCAAGATGAGGAGGAAGGGCATGGGGAGGCGGCGTTCATCTCCCGAGTCTGCTGCTCGGTGGCCAGGTTGGCCCAGTTCTGCTCAGCAGCTAGcctgtggttgttgttgttgctgatgtAGTAAGGTGAGGACTCCTCAAGCTCCTCGCGCAAAGGGTCCATCTTAAACTCTGCCGTGGAGGGCGCTGACACAGGCTGGAGGAACGCGCCACCCGCCACCGCCACTTCCGTGTAGTCTGGCGGGTAGCTGAGGGTTGGAGGCGCAGTTCTGGGGGACTCGGGCTCAGCTTCGTCCGCATCAGGCAGCGATTCGCGGTCCGGGGCAAACTCATTGGTCATGCCCTGTTTGACCTTCTTCCATCCGAGGTGATAGATTTCTAACAAATTCAGCAAAAGGGACACGCAAGCCACCACAAGCATAAATATGATGAAGATGGTCTTTTCTGTAGGCCGGGAAATGAAGCAGTCTACCGTGTTGGGGCAAGGCCACCGCGCACACTTATACAGGGGCCGCAACTGGAAACCATAGAGGAAATACTGACCTAAAATGAACCCCACTTCAAACAGGGTCTTGAAAATGATGTTGAACACGTAGGTGCGCAACAAGGCACCTCTAATGCGGATTTTGCCGTGCTCGTCTCTGATTGGCGGCTTTTCCTTTTTGCCGCCCCCACCCCGTCCACCAGGCTCCCCTCCATTTCTATACAGGAGTTCTTTCTCCTCTTGGAGCCGGCTAGCCTTTCGCAACTCTTCCTCACGCTCTTTCCGCTTTTCCTCCATACGAACAATGTGCAGGACGTGGCCCAGGTAGATGAGCGTTGGCGTGGACACGAAGATGATCTGGAGCACCCAGAAGCGGATATGGGAGATGGGGAAGGCCTCATCGTAGCAGACGTTCTCGCAGCCAGGCTGCTGCGTGTTGCAGGTGAAGTCCGACTGTTCATCGCCCCAGACCTCCTCAGCTGCCGCTCCCAACACCAGAATCCTAAAAATGAAGAGTACCGTCAGCCAGACTTTGCCGATCACTGTCGAGTGTTCCTGTGCATTTTCCAAGAGCCGCCCAAGAAAGCTCCAGTCACCCATGCTTCACGATTTCTAGCCTAGAGAGAAAGTACAGTCTGGAggccgagagagagagaaaggggaaGAGAGAGGATTCATTGAGAACTAGTTCAGCTGTTAACAAATAACACTGTACATGAGATTGTTTTTATCGAGTCTGTCTAGGCCTGTGCTCTGAAGGTATGTTCAAACTGGCACAGCTAATgcaaatgaatgtattaaaaaaccACACGTTCAGCCTTCGTGAACTCACACAGCATTTCACGATTCTGCATAAGATTCGATGGTCAGCTCTGATGAAGCACTTGACAGTCCTTTGCACAACTTAATCAATCTTTGTCAGGAAAATCAAGCAAATCAGCCTTGCGATTGCTTACAGTAAAtatcacattaaaaaacaaaacaaacgttGACAAACTTTTGGATTTTGAGACCTCTCTCTATTTAACTCTTTAACTGGCTGCTATGAGCCTGGCATGCACAGTGTAAGCAAACTCTTTCTGGCTCGCTTTCTCTCCagccactgacacacacacatacactcgtaCACACTTTTTCAccacattcatacacacagtctctttctctctcacctgTTCGCTTCACTGCCCAGCAGGCATGTGCTGAGATCGACATTATAATGTTCAAAAACAGTTGAAAGCGTTGACTGGACATTGATGTGTGGAGGGCCCTAATAGAGCCAATTACAGGAATTCAAAGGGGAAAATTCAGGGAAATATGGAGACATGGCACTGCCAAGGCCAGGACAATTTATAGCTGTGAATCTACCCTTATATCATGTCTGCACGTGTATAATTAATTGCCAGTACAATTGATTAATTTGCCTTTTAGGTGATGTAAGTGCTTGTAAGTAAATAATTGATGAATCCATAAATCAGTGTTAGGATTTGATTAACACAGATTCATCTTTATCATCATAAGCACAAATTAGCAGtacaactaaacaaacaaacaaagaatggGATAGCATTAACACTAGTAAACAAAGACAaccaatgtacaaaaaaaaacacattcaacaGGCAGAAAATCAATAATTTTACTTACTAAAATGAAGTTGTTTTGAGGGCGGCAAATCCATCGACTAAGGTTCTAAATCAAGTCTATGACcctgaaaaaaaaagtgcataattacataataataaaattataataaaacagttCTTAttcttataatatatattatatatatatatatatatatatatatatatatatatatatatatatatatatatatatatatatatatatatataatatattttatgtaatttattttacatttacataactTTAGCAGatattttgttataataaaatgtattgcaattattaaaagtgtcattaaacAAGTTTCACAAGcagcttaatttgtttttaatttttaacaactttaatttgattgtttcacATTTATATTTCCTTTTACATAACCTTATATAGTAGCTTTTACTTGTATATTAGGTgacttaatgtttaaaaatgataattactCAGGcaactttttatatatttacatttgttacACAGATAATCAAGTCctgtaaatcatattaaaatatggCTTATTTCTATGAAATCATCTAAAATCGTTTTGTTCCCAAGCTATTATTATAACAACAGTTATTGAATTTGCTTGGTTTTAATTATCACTAATACTCGTCCTCTCTGATCTATCAGTTAAGCATTTAATTACAAAACTGCTGCTGTGTATATAATTAAGTGATGATACTAACTGTCCACTGTCCACATTCAGGTCAAACAGTCCGGTAGATTTTCTAGGCTTTGCACTGTATTATTCGCTCATATGTCATATCAAACAACAGATGTTTTCCTGAAATGTGTCCATATGATGTTAGCTGTTAGTAGGCAGAAACCATCCACACTGGAGTGAAAGCTGATGGCCTACCAGCTAGCGAAAATTCACATCAATTACTATGGGATGTAAATTAAAGTTTAATTACACCTAACTTGAAGCATACCTTGACTGAAGTAAACTTATCTAACGAAAGCAATATCCAGCAGCCACTGGTGCCACAGTTTGAGTGCGATGAAAGCATACAGACCTCCCAAAGGTAGCAGGAGCCCTCCCCGCTCCCCCCGTTCCCAAATCCTGGCAGCACTGCCAGCTTACCAAACTCTTTTGAAAGTGGCCGGCCAACTTATTCATTCAAAAAAGTTCTTCACACAGAGACCCGAGGCCAAACTCTCGTAGAACACCTAGTTTTTCATGGCAATTCGAGTGTGGAGACGGGGTCTCACCAAGCGCAGCTGTCTCCCGTTCCCAGCCATCGCTACTGTCACTTTGAGTGGTCATGCAAGAGTGCTGCTTTCAGAAAGTCATCGGCCAGTCAGCGCGCACGCCACGCCCCTGTCAACCGGGGTAAACTCATCGCCCCAACACTATAACTATACTCCAGATCACAATTTTACTAATTTACTGGCATAAAACTTTAACATTTTAACACAgaatattatcataataataaccaaaacatttactattttattaaattaataaaattaaattattatttaatgtattagttTTGAAAGCAATTAATTCATCACTCTAATTAAGCATCAATGTTTGATTTCAAGCTTAAAATCTAAGTAACCATTGACTATTTTTTGTTcagtaattagttgaaaatcttAAATATAGCTGTCTTTACAGTATATATAACTATTacatgagggtaagtaaatcAATATAAAATCGTTTTGGTAGTAAATTGGCAAAaacaacatataaaaatatatatttttgtgtggaaAACTTTAGTCATGCAGCAGGCCTTGCCTAAAATAGTATGGAAATACACCGCCCTCCTTTGGTTTTCCTGAGAGAATCCACCAGTGGCAATCATAATACTGACAAACAGCAAgtatttagagattttttttattaagaccTTCATATAAAATATTAGTTGTTAGCCAAAATTGCAAAGAACATGTATTTAGCTGGCAATCAGTTGACAATAAAAATGATCACAGCTTGCTTTGGGAAACAGTAAGATTTAATCAATATCATGTGAGAATTTTGGTACAAAAATTCCCACAAAGTTCTGTCACTGAATGCGCTCTCATCTGTCAACAGGTAAACTGACTAGCCTTGATATCTAAGAGAAGAGCGACtagtaaaaaaaagtaaacattctCACGTGATTGCAGCCTGCTTGCAACTCTAACGGTTAATAAATAAGACTGTATTACATTAACATATTTCAGAGCCACTTCTCTATTAGGATATGTCATGTGTTTACTCTTTAGCAGGGATCATCCAAGTAGTCCAAATAGAAATGCTTAATGGCTCGCGTTAATGATTCAGTATAAGgctaaaacattatttgaaatatctATTATCGCTCATTAAACACTGAAGATTCATATAATAATGCACACTGCTTTAAGCTGCTATGAAATCCCAGGTAGGGTTGAATGAAAGGCTGACCTTGTGAGTTGTAAAATATTTGAATCATGTACCAGAACAAacataaaaagcaaaaacaaaacaagcaaacaaacattaaaaaaacacatttccagGCTAAAATTGTTGGTAGGAAACGGAAAGACTAAAATgcgttaataaaattaatttaaaaacatagcAAAGTGTCCAAATATTGAGATGCATTTCTGTACAatacaacataaaaaattatCCTTCAAAAACAGGACACTAATTCTGTGCAAAGGCGGTCTTTGAACGTGTGTGTGGTTTGACC
This genomic window contains:
- the gja3 gene encoding gap junction alpha-3 protein encodes the protein MGDWSFLGRLLENAQEHSTVIGKVWLTVLFIFRILVLGAAAEEVWGDEQSDFTCNTQQPGCENVCYDEAFPISHIRFWVLQIIFVSTPTLIYLGHVLHIVRMEEKRKEREEELRKASRLQEEKELLYRNGGEPGGRGGGGKKEKPPIRDEHGKIRIRGALLRTYVFNIIFKTLFEVGFILGQYFLYGFQLRPLYKCARWPCPNTVDCFISRPTEKTIFIIFMLVVACVSLLLNLLEIYHLGWKKVKQGMTNEFAPDRESLPDADEAEPESPRTAPPTLSYPPDYTEVAVAGGAFLQPVSAPSTAEFKMDPLREELEESSPYYISNNNNHRLAAEQNWANLATEQQTREMNAASPCPSSSSCSSDNARQSKDAAQLASTPSSAGGGLSTGPEEGHVTTTVEMHEPPVIFTDARRLSRASKASSVRARPNDLAV